In Rosa rugosa chromosome 4, drRosRugo1.1, whole genome shotgun sequence, the genomic stretch TCAACcacctctgcaactccggcAACCTCTCCGCCGCCCTCACCCTCCTCCAAACCAATGCCTTCCCCACCTCACAGCACCTCAAAGACGCCATCGGCGCCCTCCTCCAGGCCTGTGGCCGCCACAAGGACATCGAAACCGGCCGCAAACTCCACCACCTCGTCTCCCAATCCACCCACTTCACCCACGACTTCGTCCTCAACACCCGCATCATCACCATGTACTCAATGTGCAACTCTCCTTCCGATTCCCGCCTCGTTTTCGAAGGGTTACAGAGGAGGAACTTGTTCCAGTGGAATGCTCTGGTTAGTGGGTACTCAAGAAACGAGCTTTATGAGGAAGCAATTGGTGCCTTTATTAAGTTGATAAGCGCCGCGGAGTTTAAACCCGATAATTTCACAATGCCTTGTGTGATCAAGGCCTGTGGTGGGCTTTTGGATGTGGGTTTGGGGCAGGGGGTTCATGGGATGGTTGTGAAGATGGGTTTGGTTTCGGATGTGTTTGTGGGGAATGCATTGATTGCGGTGTACGgcaaatttgggtttgttggGGATTCAGTTAAGGTGTTTGAGAAAATGAGTGCGAGGAACTTGGTGTCTTGGAATTCGATGATTGGGGTGTTTTCGGAGAATGGGATGTGTGAAGAGAGTTGTAGGTTGTTGGTGAGGTTTTTGGAGGGTGAGGAAGGGTTTGTTCCGGATGAGGCGACGTTGGTGACTATATTACCTGTTTGTGCTGGGAAAGGGGATGTTAGAATGGGGATGGAGATTCATGGTTTGGCGGTGAAGTTGGGGCTGGATAAGGAGTTGATGTTGAGTAATGCCTTGATGGGCATGTATTTGAAATGTGGGTACTTGACGGAAGCTCGAGTTTCGTTTGAGAGAAATGAGAGGAAGAATGTGGTGTCTTGGAATGCTTTCGTAGGAGGTTATTCTAGACAAGGGGATGTTAGTGGAGCATTTGATCTTTTGCGAAAAATGCAGATGAAGGAGAAGGTGAATGAGGTCACCGTCTTAAATGTGTTACCGGTTTTTTTAGAGGAGTCGGAACTTTTGAGCTTGAAAGAGCTTCATGGTTACTCATTCAGTCATGGGTTTCAAGATGATGAGCTGGTAGCCAATGCTTTTGTTGCAGCCTATGCGAAGTGTGGGTCGCTGAGTTCTGCTGAGCAGGTGTTTTATGGTATTGAGACGAAGACAGTGAGCTCCTGGAATGCAGTTATTGGTGGCCATGCCCAGAATGGAGATCCACAAAAGGCTTTAGATTTGTACCTTCAAATGAAACAATCAGGTTTGGATCCTGACAAGTTTAGCATCGGTAGCCTCCTTTTAGCTTGTGCCCACCTCAAATTTCTTCAATATGGTAAAGAGATTCATGGGTTTGTGCTACGTAATGGGTTAGAGTTGGATTCATTTATTGGTATTTCATTACTATCCTTTTACATCCAATGTGGTAAACTATCGAAGGCAAGAGCATTATTTGATAGGATGGAAGATAAAATTCCAGTGTCATGGAATGCAATAATCTCTGGTTACTCTCAGATTGGACTTCCTGATGAAGCCCTCGATCTCTTTCGACTAATGCTGTCTAATGGAATCCTACCTGGTGAAATAGCCACAATGAGTGCACTGGGGGCTTGTTCACAACTGTCAGCTCTGCGTCTAGGGAAAGAACTGCATTGTTTTGCTTTGAAAGCACGCCTAACAGAAGACCTGTTTGTTGGTTGTTCTCTCATAGATATGTATGCAAAAAGTGGCTGCATAGAACAATCTTACAGGGCATTTGACAGTTTAACAAAGAAAGATGTGGCATCATGGAATGTTATAATTGCAGGGTATGGAATTCATGGACATGGAAACAAGGCTTTAGAGCTATTTGGAGAAATGATAAGTTTGGGGCATAAGCCTGATGTCTTTACATTTCTTGGAATTCTAACTGCATGTAACCATGCTGGGCTTGTTAAAAATGGGCTAAAATATTTCAAAGAGATGCAAAGATTATATGGAATAGAGCCGAAGTTAGAGCATTATGCATGTGTAGTAGACATGCTGGGTAGGGCTGGTCAATTGGAGGAAGCTTTAAACCTGATAGATAGCATGCCTGAAGAACCAGATACTAGAATTTGGAGTTCATTGCTTAGTTCCTGTAGGAATTATAATGATTTGGGAATAGGACAGAAAATTGCTGAAAAATTACTAGAATTGGAGCCCGGAAAGGCAGAGAATTATGTCCTACTGTCGAACTTATATGCTGCATCAGGGAATTGGGATGATGTGAGATGGGTCCGGCAAAGGATGAAGGAGATTGGCCTTCAGAAAGAAGCTGGCCGCAGTTGGATTGAAATTGGAGGGCAAGTGTATAactttgttgctggtgacaatTCTCTGCCAGAGTCGGCGGAGATTAGGAAGATGTGGACAAAAGTAGAGGAAAGAATAAGTAAACTCGGATATACACCCAACACAGATTCTGTGCTTCATGAACTGGACTATACAGAGAAGATTGAAATATTGAGGGGGCATAGTGAAAAGCTTGCAATTTCATTTGGATTGTTAAAGATGAATAAAGGTGCTACACTGAGAGTCTGTAAAAATCTGCGCATCTGCATTGATTGTCACAATGCTGCTAAGTTGATATCAAAGGCTGTTGAAACGGAGATAATTGTGAGAGACAACAAGCGCTTCCATCATTTCAAAGATGGCCTCTGTTCTTGTGGAGATTATTGGTAAATCAACAAGGAGTTCAGAAGTTCTTAGGGCAGATCATATCAAAGGTATCAGAGCATTCGAACTGATTGCTGCAGCCTGCAGCTTTCTAACATCTCTttacatatatatgtacatcATGTAAGTGAAAACTATTTCCGATTTGAAATAGAAGCCACTACACTTTTTGTTACTGCTTAGTTCTGATCACTTGTCTCTGTGTTTAACTGTGACTTAAAATAAATGAATCACATAGAAAATTGGTCTTCGTCTGACAATAGTAAGTAGAAAAGTTCACATCAGTAGAAATGGCAATCAACAAAAGGGAGTGTTACAAAGGATTTGAGGTTCTGAGGAGAATCCACAGAGCTAACATTATTGTACTATACACTTATTCTCATAATTCGTCATTACTTTCTTCTTTATTTGCTCTGCTTtggtttttattattatttttcgtCTTCTTTAAGCATAGAAGTAgttacaaaatattattacaaGCCAGGACAGTGCATAGATGAAGCAGGTAGTACATTTGAACCAGACAGGAAATGGGACTGAAATAGATATGAAGACCGCAGTCACTCCGAAGAAGACACCACATTGCTGGAGCACCTGAGCTATTTCTGGACAGCTGGAATGAATGAATATGCTTATGAAAACAGAAGTAAATGCAAATAAGATTGCAAGCGCGAGAAAGTAAAAGACCATAGGGAGCGGGGAGAGAAGCTGGGCAGATATGAGAGCTATATCAATGGCTGATGCCGAGCAAAATACCACAATTATCTTTGCAGAATCTAAGTTGTGGTGCTTAGCTACTTCAACAATTGCTTCTTGGTCAGGGCCAGCAATGTGCCCAATCTTCTGGAGTAGTGGGATCATTTTTGTAAGGAATGACTTTGCAGAGTTCATTGTTCCTAATTTATGCCAAAATGATAAAACTTTAGGCTGCTTGCTGGTGTTAGTCAAAGCGATCGCGAGAGAGGATGGACAAATTCCTGTGCTACTGAATGTTTGCAATTGTAAGGAGAAGATGTATATATAGGTAATGATTAATTAAACATATGCCGTCTTTGAGCGGCCGATGTTTCCAATGGTTCTAATGTACATGCTTTCGATGGGGCCAACATAGTATCAGACGATGACGATTGTCCTTTTAAGTCGAGGTGAAAGCAGTATAGACAGATGGGAAGTGAGTATCTGAGCTAAATCCAAACACACTCCTTCAGTACTCCTGCTCCATGTGTACGtggatttttttcttcttacatTTTCATTAATTCAGCTCAATCAAGAATTTTCCTTTTATCCTTTATAGAGTTCTCTCTCTTATTTTCAAACATTTCTTATTGATTGTTTCATTAAAATTCAGCTCAAAACGTAGGTAGGGGCTGTACATCAAAGTATCATCCTCGTCTTCGATGTTATTTTCTATTCCAACTATGCGTCTCAATTTTCGTTATAATATATTGATCGAGGATGTTCCGTTTCTGTATCATCTAAGAATAAAGTTCCCAAAACAAAGACCGGAAACATTGAAGCAGCTAAATTTAGTTAGTCTTTCTCTTGAAGCAGCTACTCTTTACTATTTTACTTTAGATATGAATTTGTAGCATATATATTACGGTACATCTGTTTATAATCTGCATAGTAATATATTCTGAACTCTTGCTCTGTTATTTAACTGTGAGCTAAATTCAATCAAATCACTCCATTAAAGAAAATTGGTGTTTTGTTTGACTTTGATTGTGAAGAAGTCCACATGATCATTACATACAAATAGCAATGAACAAAAAAAGGTGTCTTACAACGGGCGAATCTGATAAGATCCAGAGAGCTAGTACCCTTGTATTTCAACACTTAATTACTTGTGTAATTCATTATcactttctttatttaatttgcTGATCGATATCCATCAGTATCCTTTTTTGAGCATAGAAGTACCTAcctacaaaatattattacaaGGAAGGACACTACATAGATGAATTAGCAGGTAGCTAGTGTATTTAAACCAGCAGGGGAATGGGATTGTAATTCTTACGAAGAAGGCACTCACTCCAAAGAAGACGCCAATTCTGTGGAGTGCCACTGCTATTTGTCGACAGTTGGAATAAATTAATGTACTTAATTACGAAAAAAGAAGTAAATGCAAACAAGATTGCAAGCGCCAAGAAAGTAAAAGACTACAGGATATGTCATCGTTGTTGATGATGGAATGATAGGTAAGAATCAGACACAACGATTTAACGATTGTGTTTAGACTTTAGATGATGTTGTTTGGAGACTTGAatgtgttaaaagttttgtgaCTCCATATAAGTTAACAATGTAAATAAGTCTCACATTATAAAAGCAACATAACAAATATGTAGATGCGAGTGTTTCACATGTGGTGATTATATTTAGCATGTGATCAATTGGATTACTTCATAAATCCTCTTGTGAGAGATCAAAAGACATTACTTTTAATTTGCAGTAATTGTCTTACTTAATTACACAAACTTATAAATTGACTTACTGTGAAGTTTACATGTCAATCTAAAATCTTTGTTATTAATTAACTTATTAAATTTtatcaattttaatttccaTTTTAAAGTTTTAAGAAAAACTTATTATGTTTCGGAATAAGTAATGTTGTAGATTATTACTCGTTAAGTTTTTTTTATCATCAAATCTAATGATTAAGATATTTGAAACTTCACATGAGTTTGTGATATTTGTAAACGAACAAAAAAACCTAATATTTATTTTGTTCTGTAGAACCTGCTTAACTTTTTAAATAAAGTTATAAAGTaattttttaaatattgatCTAGCCAAATAACTCTCTCTTTCATAACCGGAGATTCTTATTAAAGTCGAGGTTTTAAGTTCGAATCTCGTAATCGTCTATATTAtttacataaaaaataaaatcataaaaaaaagaaaaggataatgatttttctttttatacttTGTTTGCATAAATTGAAGCAGCAGCTAACTTTAGTTGTCTCGTTCTTGTCTAAACTCCAAATcctcgattcttcttcttcatttttgttgagAGGCCTAGTCTTTGTTAGCAGCTCAAATTCTAGAATGGCCAGTCGGCCGTCTCCGTCGTCTCCACCGTCGTCTGCTTCCAACTCCGACCACTCCCCCACTCAACCCCCCTCTCTCACTCCCACAAATCCGCACCCacaggttctctctctctctctctctctctctatatatatatatatatatatatatatatatatagatatatataatgGTCTGTGTAATGATATGTTTATgggattttctttttcatttcatcTTCCTAATATGTCAAAGGCCGAGGCTGGAATCAACAATGGGGTTCTCAATGTCGACGAGAAAAAGCCTGCATCTTTTGAGTgagttcttctttccttttcttatattcaattttctttttcttatttttgaaCATGTCTCACTTCCATGTTTAAGCTCAAAGTGGATGAAATCGATTGCAATACGCGAATACCATTAGTTTTTGTTGATGCTGTTATGAGATTGTTTTTGGTAGTTATGTATGTTATTAGATGAGGATTTTTGTGAGCAAGATGAAGACTTTGAGAAGAAATAGTGTGTTAAGGAGTGGACTTTTGGACATAAGCTTATTTATGTGTTTGTTATATTTTTGGCTAAGCGCGTATAATTTTGGGTAGAAATAGAAGGAGGAACTAGATCAAAGTGGATGGGTCCATTAAAGTTTGCACCTTTGACAATTTTGGCGTACTCCACTGAAAATTAGCCAAACATTTGAGTAACTTCATGAAAATTGATGGATTGTATTGGAACAGCTTTTTAATCTTTGTTCATAGAGCACCATAAATAATGTTGAGTTAAATACTGTTAAATACAAAGATTTTCAAGATTCATCAGAGAatgggaatatcttgtgtgaaGTGGTTGAATT encodes the following:
- the LOC133707011 gene encoding pentatricopeptide repeat-containing protein At1g18485, with protein sequence MASVAPPPLPFSYHHHHPLLPKPNPKHSIFTPKSSLSFSPAQTTSLPPTKTNSLQDLNHLCNSGNLSAALTLLQTNAFPTSQHLKDAIGALLQACGRHKDIETGRKLHHLVSQSTHFTHDFVLNTRIITMYSMCNSPSDSRLVFEGLQRRNLFQWNALVSGYSRNELYEEAIGAFIKLISAAEFKPDNFTMPCVIKACGGLLDVGLGQGVHGMVVKMGLVSDVFVGNALIAVYGKFGFVGDSVKVFEKMSARNLVSWNSMIGVFSENGMCEESCRLLVRFLEGEEGFVPDEATLVTILPVCAGKGDVRMGMEIHGLAVKLGLDKELMLSNALMGMYLKCGYLTEARVSFERNERKNVVSWNAFVGGYSRQGDVSGAFDLLRKMQMKEKVNEVTVLNVLPVFLEESELLSLKELHGYSFSHGFQDDELVANAFVAAYAKCGSLSSAEQVFYGIETKTVSSWNAVIGGHAQNGDPQKALDLYLQMKQSGLDPDKFSIGSLLLACAHLKFLQYGKEIHGFVLRNGLELDSFIGISLLSFYIQCGKLSKARALFDRMEDKIPVSWNAIISGYSQIGLPDEALDLFRLMLSNGILPGEIATMSALGACSQLSALRLGKELHCFALKARLTEDLFVGCSLIDMYAKSGCIEQSYRAFDSLTKKDVASWNVIIAGYGIHGHGNKALELFGEMISLGHKPDVFTFLGILTACNHAGLVKNGLKYFKEMQRLYGIEPKLEHYACVVDMLGRAGQLEEALNLIDSMPEEPDTRIWSSLLSSCRNYNDLGIGQKIAEKLLELEPGKAENYVLLSNLYAASGNWDDVRWVRQRMKEIGLQKEAGRSWIEIGGQVYNFVAGDNSLPESAEIRKMWTKVEERISKLGYTPNTDSVLHELDYTEKIEILRGHSEKLAISFGLLKMNKGATLRVCKNLRICIDCHNAAKLISKAVETEIIVRDNKRFHHFKDGLCSCGDYW